In the genome of Aureimonas sp. OT7, one region contains:
- the murJ gene encoding murein biosynthesis integral membrane protein MurJ — translation MSLVSKFATVGGATLVSRIFGFAREMMMASALGVGPVADAFNLAFRFPNLFRRFFAEGALNAAFVPLFSRALEEEGEAGARRFATEIFSSLTLVLFTLTIPAIVFMPFLVRTIIAPGLNLCIDEAAAAQALSCADRFDITVAFSRIMFPYLASMSLVAMVSGILNAYRRFFAAAAAPALLNVFLIAVLGWSLWTGQTTRTLGFAMSWGVLAAGVAQFVMVAVAMRMAGFSIALQRPRWTPGLKRLLVLAGPAALIGGITQINLFVGQAVASFKPGAVSILTYADRPYQLPLGMVGVAIGVVLLPELSRALKGGRLAEAQHTQNRSLEFALFLTLPAAVALFIIPEPIVRVIYERGAFGPDTTAAVAAVLGIYALGLPAFVMIRVFTPGYFAREDTRRPMLVTVASAVANTVLSVGLFFVMEEKGIALATTLAGWLNALLLFHGLYARGLWAVDGPLVRRCLMLLVCALAMGGLLIFAMPLLDGWIMPSAGLHRQLAGIGVLVLIAMAAYFALCLLTGGADRQTVGRLQRLRRPRRGA, via the coding sequence GTGAGCCTGGTATCCAAATTCGCGACTGTCGGCGGCGCAACGCTCGTATCGCGCATTTTCGGCTTCGCGCGGGAAATGATGATGGCGTCGGCGCTCGGCGTCGGGCCCGTGGCCGACGCCTTCAACCTGGCGTTTCGCTTCCCCAACCTGTTCCGCCGTTTCTTCGCCGAGGGTGCGCTGAACGCCGCTTTCGTGCCGCTGTTCTCTCGCGCGCTGGAGGAGGAGGGCGAGGCCGGTGCACGGCGCTTCGCCACGGAGATTTTCTCCTCGCTGACGCTGGTGCTGTTTACGCTGACCATACCGGCCATCGTCTTCATGCCGTTCCTGGTGCGCACCATCATCGCACCCGGCCTCAACCTGTGCATCGATGAGGCGGCGGCCGCGCAGGCGCTGAGCTGCGCCGACCGGTTCGACATAACCGTCGCCTTCTCGCGCATCATGTTTCCCTACCTGGCCTCCATGTCGCTCGTGGCCATGGTGAGCGGCATCCTGAACGCCTATCGCCGGTTCTTCGCAGCGGCGGCGGCGCCGGCGCTGCTGAACGTCTTCCTGATCGCCGTTCTCGGCTGGTCGCTCTGGACCGGACAGACCACGCGAACACTCGGCTTTGCCATGAGCTGGGGCGTTTTGGCCGCCGGCGTCGCGCAATTCGTGATGGTGGCCGTCGCCATGCGCATGGCCGGCTTCTCGATCGCGCTGCAACGCCCGCGCTGGACGCCGGGGCTGAAGCGGCTCCTGGTGCTGGCGGGGCCGGCGGCGCTGATCGGCGGCATCACGCAGATCAACCTCTTCGTCGGGCAGGCCGTCGCGTCCTTCAAACCGGGCGCGGTGTCCATTCTCACCTATGCCGACCGCCCCTACCAGTTGCCGCTCGGCATGGTCGGCGTGGCCATCGGCGTCGTGCTGTTGCCGGAGCTGTCGCGCGCCTTGAAGGGCGGGCGCCTCGCCGAGGCCCAGCACACGCAGAACCGCAGCCTGGAGTTCGCGCTGTTCCTGACACTCCCGGCAGCCGTCGCCCTGTTCATCATTCCAGAGCCGATCGTCCGTGTCATCTACGAGCGCGGTGCCTTCGGCCCGGATACGACGGCGGCGGTGGCCGCCGTCCTCGGCATCTATGCGTTGGGCCTGCCGGCCTTCGTGATGATCCGCGTGTTCACGCCCGGCTATTTCGCCCGGGAGGATACGCGACGCCCGATGCTGGTGACGGTGGCGTCCGCCGTCGCCAACACGGTGCTGTCCGTCGGCCTTTTCTTCGTGATGGAAGAGAAGGGCATAGCGCTCGCCACGACGCTGGCCGGATGGCTGAACGCCCTTCTGCTGTTTCATGGCCTGTATGCACGCGGCCTCTGGGCCGTCGACGGACCATTGGTGCGCCGATGCCTGATGCTGCTGGTCTGCGCCCTTGCCATGGGCGGCCTCTTGATATTCGCGATGCCCCTGCTGGACGGATGGATCATGCCGTCGGCCGGGCTGCACCGGCAGCTGGCCGGCATTGGCGTCCTGGTGTTGATCGCCATGGCGGCCTATTTCGCGTTGTGCCTTCTGACCGGGGGTGCCGATCGGCAGACGGTGGGCCGGCTGCAGCGGCTCAGGCGGCCACGTCGCGGCGCTTGA
- the trpS gene encoding tryptophan--tRNA ligase, whose translation MAEFTQRVFSGVQPSGNLHLGNYLGAVRRWVELQDRYPCIFCVVDLHAITVYQEPKALEHATREVAAAYIAAGIDAKKHIVFNQSRVPEHAELAWLFNCVVRLGWLNRMTQFKDKAGKDREAASAGLYVYPSLMAADILAYRATHVPVGEDQKQHLELTRDIAAKFNHDYAERIAERGVGVPTTIGEETVDAWFPLTEPLIDGPATRVMSLRDGTKKMSKSDPSDLSRINLTDDAEQISRKIRKAKTDPDGLPSELAGLAGRPEADNLVGIYAALAGKGRQDVLAEFGGRQFSEFKPVLADLAVEVLSPISARMRELLADPAGIDATLRDGAGRAREIATATIAETKAIMGLIDN comes from the coding sequence ATGGCGGAATTCACGCAGCGGGTATTTTCAGGCGTCCAGCCGAGCGGCAATCTGCATCTGGGCAACTATCTGGGCGCGGTCCGCCGGTGGGTGGAGCTGCAGGACAGGTATCCGTGCATCTTCTGCGTCGTCGACCTGCATGCGATCACCGTCTACCAGGAGCCGAAGGCACTGGAACACGCCACCCGCGAAGTGGCCGCCGCCTACATCGCCGCCGGCATCGACGCGAAGAAGCACATCGTCTTCAACCAGAGCCGCGTGCCGGAGCACGCCGAGCTGGCATGGCTGTTCAACTGCGTCGTTCGCCTTGGCTGGCTGAACCGCATGACGCAGTTCAAGGACAAGGCGGGCAAGGACAGGGAGGCGGCCTCGGCCGGGCTCTACGTCTACCCGTCGCTGATGGCGGCCGATATCCTCGCCTATCGCGCCACGCACGTGCCGGTCGGCGAAGACCAGAAGCAGCATTTGGAACTGACGCGCGACATCGCCGCCAAGTTCAACCACGACTATGCCGAACGCATCGCCGAGCGCGGTGTCGGCGTGCCGACGACGATCGGCGAGGAGACCGTGGATGCCTGGTTTCCGCTGACGGAACCGTTGATCGACGGTCCGGCGACGCGCGTGATGAGCCTGCGCGACGGCACCAAGAAGATGTCTAAATCCGACCCTTCCGACCTGTCGCGCATCAACCTGACCGACGACGCGGAGCAGATTTCCCGTAAGATCCGCAAGGCCAAGACCGATCCGGACGGCCTTCCCTCCGAGCTCGCCGGGCTGGCCGGCCGGCCCGAGGCCGACAACCTGGTGGGCATCTATGCGGCCCTGGCCGGCAAGGGCCGGCAGGACGTGCTGGCCGAGTTCGGCGGCCGCCAGTTTTCCGAGTTCAAGCCGGTGCTGGCCGACCTTGCGGTGGAGGTGCTGTCGCCGATCTCGGCCCGTATGCGCGAGCTTCTGGCCGATCCGGCCGGTATCGACGCGACCCTGCGGGATGGTGCCGGCCGCGCCCGCGAGATCGCAACCGCCACGATCGCCGAGACGAAGGCGATCATGGGGCTGATCGACAATTGA
- a CDS encoding universal stress protein, which yields MVSKRIGRHEGGKRKFLAVIDETPECTRAASYAARRAKASGGGAVFLYVIEQDEFQHWAGVEKIMRAEAQAEADSRLSRIAETLRAEVGIEPELVVREGKKEEEIHKLIEADREIAILVLATSQGNEGPGPLVSAVAGRSGGFAIPVTIVPGALTEEEIESLS from the coding sequence ATGGTTTCAAAACGCATCGGCCGCCACGAAGGCGGCAAACGAAAATTCCTGGCCGTCATCGACGAGACGCCCGAATGCACCAGGGCGGCGTCCTATGCCGCGCGGCGCGCCAAGGCCAGCGGCGGCGGCGCGGTCTTCCTCTATGTCATCGAGCAGGACGAGTTCCAGCACTGGGCCGGGGTCGAGAAGATCATGCGGGCGGAGGCTCAGGCCGAGGCGGATTCGCGCCTGTCGCGCATTGCCGAAACCCTGCGCGCCGAAGTCGGCATCGAGCCGGAACTCGTCGTGCGCGAAGGCAAGAAGGAAGAAGAAATCCACAAGCTGATCGAGGCCGACCGCGAGATCGCCATCCTGGTGCTGGCGACCAGCCAGGGGAACGAGGGCCCGGGCCCGCTCGTCTCCGCCGTCGCCGGGCGGTCGGGTGGCTTCGCCATCCCCGTGACGATCGTACCGGGCGCCCTGACCGAGGAAGAGATCGAAAGCCTCTCCTGA
- a CDS encoding NifU family protein codes for MFIQTETTPNPQTLKFLPGRVVLEQGTAEFLDAEDAARRSPLAARLLGIDGVTGVFFGFDFITVTRDDTAWQHLKPAILAGIMEHFMSNQSVMADDAGHAPSGSDAGEEFYEPGDESVVATIKELIETRVRPAVAQDGGDITFKGFREGTVFLNMRGACAGCPSSTATLKHGIENLLRHFVPEVEAVEAVAA; via the coding sequence ATGTTCATCCAGACCGAAACGACACCGAACCCGCAGACGCTGAAGTTCCTGCCAGGTCGTGTGGTGCTGGAACAGGGCACCGCTGAATTTCTCGACGCCGAAGACGCAGCTCGCCGCTCGCCGCTGGCCGCGCGCCTGTTGGGTATCGACGGCGTGACCGGCGTCTTCTTCGGATTCGACTTCATCACCGTCACCCGCGACGACACGGCATGGCAGCATCTGAAGCCGGCGATCCTGGCCGGCATCATGGAGCATTTCATGTCGAACCAGTCCGTCATGGCGGACGATGCCGGCCATGCGCCCTCCGGCTCGGATGCCGGCGAAGAGTTCTACGAGCCGGGCGACGAGTCGGTCGTGGCGACCATCAAGGAACTGATCGAGACCCGCGTGCGGCCTGCCGTGGCGCAGGATGGCGGCGATATCACCTTCAAGGGATTCCGCGAAGGAACCGTGTTCCTCAACATGCGCGGGGCCTGCGCCGGCTGTCCGTCGTCCACGGCGACGCTGAAGCACGGTATCGAAAACCTGCTGCGCCACTTCGTGCCCGAGGTCGAGGCTGTCGAAGCCGTGGCCGCCTGA
- the tsaB gene encoding tRNA (adenosine(37)-N6)-threonylcarbamoyltransferase complex dimerization subunit type 1 TsaB codes for MSRDSSYDNRYCLLLDTAAARSAAAVYDMQAMQIVSCVDSLIGKGHAELLLDQVAEALVGAGIVMRDLSRIGVTVGPGSFTGLRVGISAARGLALALDIEAVGVGTLEALAFPWLRQGGPVLAVQDARRGEVFAALYDADGGVMAPAAALSPAAAASLVPQDGRLLHITGSGAELVGPLIAGGFKQLHDYEGFPQVAAIGAIAATRQPGEPVRPLYLRGADAKPQAPVAGISRTGLPSA; via the coding sequence GTGAGCCGCGACTCATCGTACGATAATCGCTACTGCCTCCTCCTCGACACCGCCGCGGCCCGTTCCGCGGCGGCGGTCTATGACATGCAGGCCATGCAGATCGTGTCCTGCGTCGACAGCCTGATCGGCAAGGGCCACGCGGAACTGCTGCTCGACCAGGTCGCCGAGGCTCTGGTCGGGGCCGGTATCGTCATGCGCGACCTGTCGCGGATCGGCGTCACCGTCGGGCCCGGATCGTTCACGGGGCTCAGGGTGGGCATCTCCGCCGCGCGCGGCCTGGCGTTGGCGCTCGATATAGAGGCGGTCGGGGTCGGGACTCTCGAAGCCCTGGCTTTTCCCTGGCTGCGGCAGGGAGGGCCGGTGCTGGCCGTGCAGGATGCGCGGCGCGGCGAAGTCTTCGCGGCCCTGTACGACGCCGACGGCGGCGTGATGGCCCCCGCCGCGGCGCTGTCGCCGGCGGCGGCCGCTTCCCTCGTGCCGCAGGACGGTCGGCTGCTGCATATCACGGGTTCCGGTGCGGAACTCGTCGGGCCTCTGATCGCCGGCGGTTTCAAGCAGCTTCACGATTACGAGGGCTTTCCGCAGGTGGCCGCGATCGGGGCCATCGCGGCGACGCGGCAGCCGGGAGAGCCGGTGCGACCGCTGTATCTGCGCGGGGCGGATGCCAAGCCGCAGGCCCCGGTTGCCGGAATCAGCCGAACGGGGCTTCCATCCGCCTGA
- a CDS encoding GNAT family N-acetyltransferase, whose product MVWHLPLNWTLAFWEGLLGQGGSYVATALVSEQDLAAVAAVHGGAFAHAWDEDEFAALIAQPGTFGFVARRAGHREPEGLVLARLVVDEAEILTIAVDRSARGKGVGRLLMDMVLQHLHAERALALFLEVDETNVPALALYRRLRFEEVGRRPAYYPGPDGQRTSALIMKRTLRG is encoded by the coding sequence ATGGTTTGGCATCTTCCCTTGAACTGGACACTGGCATTCTGGGAGGGGCTCTTGGGGCAGGGCGGTTCCTATGTCGCGACGGCGCTCGTCAGCGAGCAGGACCTGGCGGCCGTTGCGGCTGTCCATGGCGGTGCCTTCGCCCATGCCTGGGATGAGGACGAGTTCGCGGCGCTCATTGCCCAGCCCGGCACGTTCGGCTTCGTGGCGCGGCGCGCCGGCCATCGCGAGCCGGAAGGGCTCGTGCTGGCACGTCTTGTCGTGGACGAGGCGGAAATCCTCACCATCGCGGTCGACCGGAGCGCGCGCGGCAAGGGTGTCGGGCGCCTGCTGATGGACATGGTCCTGCAACATCTGCATGCCGAACGCGCGCTGGCCCTGTTTCTCGAGGTCGACGAAACCAACGTGCCTGCGCTTGCGCTGTATCGCCGGTTGCGGTTCGAAGAGGTGGGCCGCCGCCCTGCCTATTATCCCGGCCCCGATGGCCAGCGCACCAGCGCGCTGATCATGAAGCGCACCCTGCGCGGCTGA
- a CDS encoding lysophospholipid acyltransferase family protein, with translation MRIAVVAVGLAGLTAVLAPLQLLAMRFQWPLARRLPFLWHRVAARLCGMRVHVRGQAESGRPLLIAANHQSWADIVALGSVMPLSFIAKSEVGTWPVFSVLARLQRTVFVTRGERRQTGRQAASIAERLRTGDVMVLFAEGTTSDGNRVLPFKTALFGAAQAALRGAGQDRVLIQPVAVAYTQAHGLPLGFHGRPLAAWPGHVALMPHLLAFLRCGAVDVEVSFGDPVEFSEGSDRKIVARRCEAGVRVMLEASLYGRRPQESIAKHGDGT, from the coding sequence TTGCGAATCGCTGTCGTCGCCGTCGGCCTCGCCGGGTTGACCGCCGTGCTTGCGCCCCTCCAGCTGCTGGCCATGCGGTTCCAGTGGCCGCTGGCGCGTCGGCTGCCGTTCCTGTGGCATAGGGTCGCCGCCCGCCTGTGCGGCATGCGGGTGCATGTGCGCGGCCAGGCCGAGTCGGGCCGCCCCCTGCTGATTGCCGCCAACCATCAGTCATGGGCCGACATCGTGGCGCTGGGCAGCGTCATGCCGCTGAGTTTCATCGCAAAGTCCGAGGTCGGCACCTGGCCCGTCTTCTCCGTTCTCGCCCGCCTGCAGCGCACCGTCTTCGTGACGCGCGGCGAGCGGCGCCAGACGGGGCGACAGGCCGCGTCCATCGCCGAACGGCTGCGCACGGGCGACGTCATGGTGCTGTTTGCCGAGGGGACGACCTCGGATGGCAACCGGGTGCTGCCCTTCAAGACGGCGCTGTTCGGCGCGGCCCAGGCGGCGCTGCGGGGCGCCGGGCAGGATCGTGTGTTGATTCAACCCGTGGCCGTAGCCTATACGCAGGCGCATGGACTGCCGCTGGGTTTTCATGGGCGTCCGCTTGCGGCCTGGCCGGGACACGTCGCGCTGATGCCGCATCTTCTGGCGTTCCTGCGCTGCGGCGCGGTGGACGTGGAGGTTTCGTTCGGGGATCCGGTCGAATTCTCCGAAGGCTCGGACCGCAAGATCGTGGCGCGGCGGTGCGAGGCCGGCGTCCGCGTCATGCTGGAGGCCAGCCTTTACGGCCGGCGCCCGCAGGAAAGCATCGCAAAGCATGGGGACGGAACCTGA
- the miaB gene encoding tRNA (N6-isopentenyl adenosine(37)-C2)-methylthiotransferase MiaB, whose amino-acid sequence MTETANEGKSGSNSRKVFIRTYGCQMNVYDSQRMGDALSRDGYEPTDTIENADLVLINTCHIREKAAEKIYSELGRIRELKAERAERGEAMTIGVTGCVAQAEGAEIMARAPVVDLVVGPQTYHRLPEALGRVARGERVVDTDYAVEDKFRHLPGQNRKQIASRGVTAFLTVQEGCDKFCTFCVVPYTRGAEVSRPMADVVEEARRLADAGVRELTLLGQNVNAWTGATGDFADLLHALAEVPGIARLRYTTSHPRDMDDALIAAHRDLPQLMPYLHLPVQSGSDAILKAMNRRHKAADYVRLVARIRAARPDLALSGDFIVGFPGETDADFEATLQIVREIGYAQAYSFKYSPRPGTPGATMDGHVAEAVKSERLERLQALLREQQVAFQESFVGRTTDVLIEKSGRHAGQMVGRSPFLLPVVVPDSAGAVGDIVSVRIASSLPNSLMAEGAEPRVQGVRAGAAGNFTQHDLRESA is encoded by the coding sequence ATGACCGAAACAGCGAACGAAGGTAAGTCGGGCAGCAATAGCCGCAAGGTCTTCATCCGGACCTATGGTTGCCAGATGAACGTCTACGACAGCCAGCGCATGGGCGATGCGTTGTCGCGCGACGGGTACGAACCCACGGACACGATCGAGAACGCCGACCTCGTCCTCATCAACACGTGCCACATCCGTGAAAAGGCAGCCGAGAAGATCTACTCGGAACTTGGCCGCATCCGCGAGCTGAAGGCCGAGCGCGCCGAGCGCGGCGAGGCCATGACCATAGGCGTCACGGGCTGCGTGGCGCAGGCCGAGGGCGCCGAGATCATGGCGCGCGCGCCGGTGGTGGACCTCGTCGTCGGCCCCCAGACCTACCACCGTCTGCCCGAGGCGCTGGGCCGCGTGGCCCGCGGCGAGCGCGTCGTCGATACCGATTATGCCGTGGAGGACAAGTTCCGCCATCTCCCCGGGCAAAACCGGAAGCAGATCGCCAGCCGCGGCGTCACCGCGTTCCTGACCGTGCAGGAGGGCTGCGACAAATTCTGCACCTTCTGCGTGGTGCCCTATACGCGCGGCGCGGAAGTCTCGCGGCCGATGGCCGACGTCGTCGAAGAGGCGCGGCGCCTTGCCGATGCCGGCGTCCGCGAGTTGACCTTGCTTGGCCAGAACGTCAACGCCTGGACCGGCGCGACCGGCGATTTCGCCGACCTGCTCCATGCGCTGGCAGAGGTGCCGGGCATCGCGCGCCTGCGCTACACGACGTCCCATCCGCGCGATATGGACGATGCGTTGATCGCGGCGCATCGCGACCTGCCGCAACTCATGCCGTATCTGCACCTGCCGGTCCAATCCGGTTCCGATGCGATCCTGAAGGCGATGAACCGTCGTCACAAGGCGGCGGACTACGTCCGGCTGGTCGCGCGCATTCGCGCAGCGCGTCCCGACCTGGCGTTGTCGGGCGATTTCATCGTGGGTTTCCCGGGCGAGACGGACGCCGATTTCGAGGCGACTTTGCAGATCGTGCGCGAGATCGGCTATGCGCAGGCTTACTCCTTCAAGTATTCGCCGCGCCCCGGCACGCCGGGCGCCACGATGGACGGCCATGTCGCCGAGGCCGTGAAGTCCGAGCGCCTCGAACGGCTGCAGGCCCTGCTGCGGGAACAGCAGGTAGCCTTCCAGGAAAGCTTCGTCGGCCGCACCACCGACGTGCTCATCGAGAAGTCCGGCCGGCACGCCGGGCAGATGGTTGGGCGCTCGCCCTTCCTGCTGCCGGTGGTCGTGCCCGATAGCGCCGGCGCGGTCGGCGACATCGTATCCGTTCGGATCGCCTCTTCACTGCCCAATTCGCTGATGGCAGAGGGCGCCGAGCCCCGGGTCCAAGGCGTCCGTGCCGGCGCCGCCGGAAACTTCACCCAACACGACCTGAGGGAGAGCGCATGA
- a CDS encoding PhoH family protein: MTPARGMSPASGASDMAHIVLTFDDNRLAGALFGKFDENLALLEQKLHVDARARGNQVELRGEPMACEQARRTLDMLYARLQAGHDIQPSDVEGAIRMAVAQDDQLVLPTLEKKGRMALAQISTRKKTIHARTPTQDAYMRAMERAELVFGVGPAGTGKTYLAVAYAAQLLERGQVERIILSRPAVEAGERLGFLPGDMKEKVDPYLRPLYDALYDMMPAEKVERAIAAGAIEIAPLAFMRGRTLANAAVILDEAQNTTTMQMKMFLTRLGENARMVVTGDPSQIDLPPGQKSGLVEALRVLAGVSNIVTVRFQSADVVRHKLVQAIVEAYEGDATRQREAVQAGAASPA, from the coding sequence ATGACACCAGCGCGCGGCATGTCACCGGCTTCCGGTGCTTCGGACATGGCCCATATCGTGCTGACCTTCGACGATAATCGTCTTGCAGGGGCGCTTTTCGGAAAGTTCGACGAGAATCTCGCCCTTCTGGAGCAGAAACTGCATGTCGATGCGCGTGCGCGCGGCAACCAGGTGGAGCTTCGCGGCGAGCCCATGGCCTGCGAACAGGCCCGCCGGACACTCGATATGCTCTATGCCCGCCTTCAGGCAGGGCACGATATCCAGCCGTCCGACGTCGAAGGGGCCATTCGCATGGCCGTGGCGCAGGACGACCAACTCGTCCTTCCGACGCTCGAGAAGAAGGGTCGAATGGCGTTGGCCCAGATATCCACCCGCAAGAAGACCATCCACGCCCGCACGCCGACCCAGGACGCCTACATGCGGGCGATGGAGCGGGCCGAACTCGTATTCGGCGTCGGGCCGGCCGGCACCGGCAAGACTTACCTTGCGGTAGCCTACGCTGCCCAACTGCTGGAGCGCGGGCAGGTGGAGCGGATCATCCTGTCGCGTCCGGCCGTGGAAGCCGGCGAGCGGCTGGGCTTCCTGCCCGGCGACATGAAGGAGAAGGTCGACCCCTATCTGCGCCCGCTCTACGACGCGCTTTACGACATGATGCCCGCCGAAAAGGTGGAGCGGGCCATCGCGGCCGGCGCCATCGAGATCGCGCCGCTCGCCTTCATGCGTGGCCGCACCCTGGCCAACGCCGCCGTGATCCTGGACGAGGCGCAGAACACGACCACCATGCAGATGAAGATGTTCCTGACCCGCCTTGGCGAAAACGCCCGTATGGTGGTGACGGGCGATCCGTCCCAGATCGATCTGCCGCCCGGCCAGAAGTCCGGCCTGGTGGAGGCGCTTCGCGTGCTGGCCGGCGTATCCAACATCGTGACGGTGCGCTTCCAGTCCGCTGACGTGGTGCGGCACAAGCTGGTCCAGGCCATCGTCGAAGCCTATGAGGGCGATGCAACACGCCAGCGGGAAGCGGTCCAGGCGGGAGCCGCATCGCCGGCATGA
- the ybeY gene encoding rRNA maturation RNase YbeY yields the protein MNDEPLHAAGYPSVDLILSIEDADWNSILPDAAQLAVEAVGAALAGAGMMPSLVTEVGVTLADDTMLRALNGQWRGKDKPTNILSFPIVQLAPGDTPGAMAGDLVLARQTLEREALRDGKSLADHFRHLVVHGMLHLLGYDHEEAEEAEQMERLEVLVLSTLAIADPYADSGGVAGVDPVD from the coding sequence ATGAACGATGAGCCGTTGCACGCGGCCGGCTATCCGTCGGTCGATCTGATCCTGTCGATCGAAGACGCGGATTGGAACAGCATCCTGCCGGATGCGGCGCAGCTCGCGGTCGAGGCCGTGGGCGCGGCCCTGGCCGGGGCCGGCATGATGCCAAGCCTCGTCACCGAGGTCGGCGTCACGCTTGCCGACGATACGATGCTGCGCGCTTTGAACGGCCAGTGGCGCGGCAAGGACAAGCCGACGAACATCCTTTCGTTTCCCATCGTGCAACTGGCGCCCGGCGACACGCCCGGAGCCATGGCGGGAGACCTGGTGCTGGCGCGCCAGACGCTGGAGCGGGAGGCGCTGCGCGACGGAAAATCGCTGGCGGATCATTTCCGTCATCTGGTCGTTCATGGCATGCTGCACCTTCTGGGCTACGATCATGAAGAGGCCGAGGAGGCCGAACAGATGGAGCGTCTTGAGGTTCTTGTGCTTTCGACGCTTGCAATTGCCGATCCTTACGCCGATTCTGGCGGGGTAGCCGGTGTGGATCCGGTCGACTGA
- a CDS encoding hemolysin family protein encodes MNRTASGSTSADNAHDSVEAAYSDGDAANEDRSPRPDERKSSEPGFFEQFLSLLKPKVPLPLREKIAEALMNAEEGSGLTGEEQVMLTNILGLHEVRVEDAMVPRSEIEAVDINATMGELLVKFRECGHSRLPVYGDGLDDPRGMVHIRDLVDHITECALGAEGGGAPALNLAAVRLDKPLSELALIRKVLFVPPSMPALELMSRMKVSHIQIALVIDEYGGTDGLVSMEDLLEIVVGDIEDEHDDEDKLIQPEADGVFMVDARADLDDVRDRVGVDFDIAPYADEADTIGGLVVLEYGDIPPEGVIIDAISGYRLEVLEADSRRVRKVRILRNVDGAANAVALHA; translated from the coding sequence ATGAACAGGACCGCGAGCGGCAGCACGTCTGCCGACAACGCGCATGACTCGGTCGAGGCCGCCTATAGCGATGGCGACGCCGCCAACGAAGACCGAAGTCCGCGCCCCGACGAGCGCAAATCGTCGGAACCCGGCTTTTTCGAGCAGTTTCTCTCGCTGCTCAAGCCGAAGGTACCCCTACCTCTGAGAGAAAAGATCGCCGAGGCACTCATGAATGCCGAGGAGGGATCCGGCCTGACCGGCGAAGAGCAGGTCATGCTGACCAATATTCTCGGGCTTCACGAAGTTCGCGTCGAAGACGCGATGGTGCCGCGATCCGAGATCGAGGCCGTCGACATCAACGCCACGATGGGCGAGTTGCTCGTGAAGTTCCGAGAGTGCGGCCATTCCCGCCTGCCGGTCTATGGCGATGGCCTGGACGACCCGCGCGGCATGGTGCACATCCGCGACCTGGTCGACCATATCACCGAGTGCGCACTGGGAGCCGAGGGTGGGGGAGCCCCGGCACTGAACCTTGCTGCCGTGCGCCTGGACAAGCCGCTTTCCGAGCTGGCCCTGATTCGCAAGGTTCTGTTCGTCCCGCCTTCGATGCCCGCGCTCGAACTGATGAGCCGCATGAAGGTCAGCCATATCCAGATCGCCCTCGTGATCGACGAGTATGGTGGTACGGACGGTCTGGTTTCCATGGAAGACCTCCTCGAGATCGTCGTCGGCGACATCGAGGACGAGCATGACGACGAGGACAAGCTGATCCAGCCCGAGGCCGATGGCGTGTTCATGGTCGACGCGCGTGCCGACCTCGACGACGTCCGCGACCGCGTCGGGGTCGATTTCGACATCGCGCCCTATGCGGACGAAGCCGATACGATCGGCGGGCTCGTCGTGCTCGAATACGGCGATATACCGCCCGAAGGCGTCATCATCGACGCCATCAGCGGCTATCGGCTCGAAGTCCTCGAGGCCGACAGCCGCCGTGTCCGCAAGGTACGTATCCTGCGCAACGTCGATGGAGCCGCCAACGCCGTGGCGTTGCACGCTTGA